One window from the genome of Halostella litorea encodes:
- a CDS encoding acyl-CoA mutase large subunit family protein → MYDDDDLAAIREAREEWEAETLDPTLERHGERRDRFATVSNMDVDRLYTPEDVADVDYEDDLGFPGEPPFTRGPYPTMYRGRTWTMRQFAGFGTAEETNERFHYLTDEGQTGLSTAFDMPTLMGKDSDDPLSDGEVGKEGVAVDTLRDMEILFDGIDLGEVSTSFTINPSAPVIYAMYVALADQQGVPREEIRGTLQNDMLKEFIAQKEWVVPPEPSLDVVTDTIEFAVDETPKFKPISVSGYHIREAGSTAVQELAFTLADGFAYVEDCLDRGLDVDEFAPQLSFFFNAHNSIFEEVAKFRAARRIYARVMKEWYGAEADASRQLKFHTQTAGQSLTAQQPMNNVVRVTIQALAGVLGGTQSLHTNSFDEALALPSEEAVRVALRTQQIIAEESGAADIVDPLGGSFAVESLTDDVEAAAMEYIEEIREMGDGSVRDGVLAGIERGYFHREIQDASYEYQERVESGEEVVVGVNEYEIEEDTRPEILKVDETVQERQRDRLAAVKEERDDEAVEAALAAVDEAIGSGENVMPPIVRAVKAYATMGEIMDVFEARHGSYRETVGTA, encoded by the coding sequence ACGAGGACGATCTGGGCTTCCCGGGCGAACCGCCCTTCACCCGCGGCCCCTACCCGACGATGTACCGCGGCCGGACGTGGACGATGCGGCAGTTCGCCGGCTTCGGCACCGCCGAGGAGACCAACGAGCGGTTCCACTACCTCACCGACGAGGGCCAGACCGGGCTGTCGACGGCGTTCGACATGCCGACGCTGATGGGGAAGGACTCCGACGACCCCCTCTCGGACGGGGAGGTCGGCAAGGAGGGCGTCGCCGTCGACACGCTCCGGGACATGGAGATACTGTTCGACGGCATCGATCTGGGCGAGGTGTCGACCTCCTTCACGATCAACCCCTCCGCGCCCGTCATCTACGCGATGTACGTCGCGCTGGCCGACCAGCAGGGCGTCCCCCGCGAGGAGATCCGTGGCACGCTCCAGAACGACATGCTGAAGGAGTTCATCGCGCAGAAGGAGTGGGTCGTCCCGCCGGAGCCCAGTCTGGACGTGGTGACCGACACCATCGAGTTCGCCGTCGACGAGACGCCGAAATTCAAGCCGATCTCGGTGTCGGGCTACCACATCCGTGAGGCCGGGTCCACGGCCGTCCAGGAACTCGCCTTCACCCTCGCGGACGGCTTCGCGTACGTCGAGGACTGCCTGGACCGCGGGCTGGACGTCGACGAGTTCGCCCCGCAACTGTCCTTTTTCTTCAACGCCCACAACTCCATCTTCGAGGAGGTCGCGAAGTTCCGCGCCGCCCGGCGCATCTACGCCCGCGTGATGAAGGAGTGGTACGGCGCGGAGGCCGACGCTTCCCGACAGCTCAAGTTCCACACGCAGACGGCCGGCCAGTCGCTGACGGCCCAACAGCCCATGAACAACGTCGTCCGCGTCACGATCCAGGCGCTGGCGGGCGTGCTCGGCGGCACGCAGAGCCTCCACACCAACAGCTTCGACGAGGCGCTGGCGCTGCCGAGCGAGGAGGCCGTCCGCGTCGCCCTGCGGACCCAGCAGATCATCGCCGAGGAGAGCGGCGCGGCCGACATCGTCGACCCGCTCGGCGGGAGCTTCGCCGTCGAGAGCCTCACCGACGACGTCGAGGCGGCGGCGATGGAGTACATCGAGGAGATCCGCGAGATGGGCGACGGCTCGGTCCGCGACGGCGTGCTCGCGGGTATCGAACGGGGGTACTTCCACCGGGAGATCCAGGACGCCTCCTACGAGTACCAGGAACGCGTCGAGTCGGGCGAGGAGGTCGTCGTCGGCGTCAACGAGTACGAGATAGAGGAGGACACCCGCCCGGAGATCCTCAAGGTCGACGAGACGGTCCAGGAGCGCCAGCGTGACCGGCTTGCGGCGGTCAAGGAGGAGCGCGACGACGAGGCCGTCGAGGCCGCGCTGGCCGCCGTCGACGAGGCGATCGGAAGCGGCGAGAACGTGATGCCGCCGATCGTCCGGGCGGTGAAGGCCTACGCCACGATGGGCGAGATCATGGACGTGTTCGAGGCCCGCCACGGCTCCTACCGGGAGACAGTCGGGACGGCCTGA